GGCCTGGTACTGTTCCTTCTTGTTGTTACGATCCCAGCCGGGGTCGCGATAGAAAGCTCGGGAGAAGTCTTCTGGCTGTTTCCTCTTAGACCCTCTGTCAGAAGCATAAATCTGGTCCTTCGAGGCCGCTGATCTCTTCGGTGGTTGTGAATCTACAGTATGCCTCTCGGAGGCTGCTCGTCTTTTGACTTCCTTGAACAACTCGTACTCTCCCGCTGTCATGGTTATGTTGATCTTACCGATGTCCTCCATGTTCAtgttccagaacaggtgaagaaGATTTCCACAGACAGCGTCAAATTGATCATATCcaaaatctgagtcagacgaaggccgGCGAAGGTGGCGTTGGTGTTGATGGAAAGGCGACTTTGACTCACCCTGTGTCATCGGGAAAGTGAACCCCCACGTGGTACCAAAGGTCGATAGTAACGAAACCGGTGATACTTGggccctgcacacactcagacaacaCACTGAGTGTTAGAGACCAGAAAttagggaaaaagtccctggcacatgccctccaatgctcaagtcaggttCTTTTTCCTCGGAAGAGTAGTGTacgaaagaaggaaaaaaaaattgttgaagaTGTGTGCGAAGGTGCACGTACCTGGCCAAtaaagaggacctccctttttataagaCTCTGCCTGCCTTTTGAGCTTGATCGCTGCCAGAGAATGTTGGGTGTCAGGGTATGTCAGGGGAGGGAGGATTTCTAGCGGCCTCCCATTGGCCGGAGGAAGTTTCCACCTTTAGTGTGTgacagaccattggaatattcccttaCTGatagcagttattctctgacaggaggtTATAATTCCCTGACATTATTGTCGCTTAGCTTTATCCGTCACGCATAGGTTCAGCTACAAACAGCTCGAGGTGACTGCTTAGATATGCTACAAGGATTGAGCCTTAATGAAGAGGATGACCCGTGTCGACCCAACCGGGGCTTATCGAAGCCTGTGGCCAAGGATCCATCCTTCATAATCTGGCTGCTGCATAGTCGGTCGGGGATTGTCTCATTCCAGGGCTTAGACCCGGGGACTTGCCCTGCCTGTGACCGACTAGGAATTATGCGGCTAGTGATGCAAAGCGGCCTTGATTCCCTTCTTCCCTTGATTGTTGACTGCCACATCTTCTCGACTATTGACTACCGTGTGCTTTTGACTATTGTCTGTCATATCTTTTTTACTATTGTCTGTCACATTCTCTTGATTATTGACTGTCACattctcttgacttttgacttccTGACCTTATCATGTCCCTCTTTTACATACCGTATCATCAAACAACAAAGGCGAGCAATACAACACAATTTAAATCATCCATCAATTTTATGATGGATATTAGGTTGCTCTAAATACCTAGAAACTTAAAACTAAGTATGAATCATTAGATCCGGTATGAATTATCCTGATATTTTGCATTGGGCATGGTGACGACCAGACAATCATTGTTTAATTCTTTTATGTCAAATAATACGCCTAAATATGTATGCTTTATCACTGTATTATCTTGTTAATTTTTTCTTTGGGCGTCCATAGAGGTTCTAGCATGAGCTGATCCTTTTGTGATTGCTTAAAAATTACTAAATGGTATTTTCTCCTTTCTTAGAATTGTAGTTGTGAAGTTGCATGTCCATGCCACACAACATGCATGGTTCGATGTATTCTCCTTTGGTTTGTTCACCGAACCATGCATCAACCATGACCTAAAGATCTATCATTAAATAATTTCACATATTGATTCTCTGCTTTTCTTCTTACTCAATAATTTAACTTCTTTTCTGAATTAGTCAAACGCAACCCACTGTTACGTGTTGATTAGGAGGCCAACCACAGTATGGCCGGCTGCTGTAACTAACTCAGTAGCTGCGTTTGGTTGATTGGTTCCATGGCAGTGACCAACCCCAACCATGGCCCGTTAGATTCGAACATATATCCTCCAACCCTAACAACAAGCTACCGCGGCCTTCTCATCTTTGAATTCAGTCTCTTTAGTCAGTTCAGTTAAACAGGTGAGCGCCATGCATGGCTTCCCTTCTATAAATAGCTCCATTTGCTAACCCACAATCAAGAAGCATCGATCCTCTCTAGTTCTTGCATATCGACAGCATCGAGTTCGTGTTCGTGTTCTTCAGTTATCGAAATGGTACTGCAATCTCAACtcgttatatatatataggttgaATAATTACGATACAATTTTTCTCTACGTTTGATCAGGTTGCCGAGCTGAACGTAAAGCAGAGGGAAGCAACTCTAGTGGTGCCGGCGGCGGAGGAGACACAGAAGGGCCTCTACTTCCTCAGCAACCTGGATCAGAACATTGCGGTTGTAGTGCAGACAATTTATAGCTTCAAGTCAGGGGAGAAGGGGAACGGCACGGCGGCGAGGGTGATCAAGGAGGCTCTGGCCAAAGTGCTCGTGCACTACTACCCGCTCGCCGGTCGCCTTACCCTCAGCGCCGAGGGGAAGTTGATTGTAGACTGCACCGGCGAGGGCGCGGTGTTCGTCGAGGCTGAAGCCGACTGCGAGATGGAAGACATCGGAGACATTGGGATTAAGCCTGATCCGGCCACGCTGGGGAAGCTCGTTTATAACGTTCCTGGTGCCAAGAACATATTGGAGATACCTCCATTGGTTGTTCAGGTCTGATCTTGCTCTTgaatgatttgatttgatttgatttggtcgATGATCGCAATTGATTAATTCGGTATATTCAGTTAACGACTTTTACTTGCGGGGGATTCGTCTTGGGGTTGTCGATGAACCACTGCATGTTCGACGGCCTCGGCGCGATGGAGTTCGTGAACTCGTGGGGCGAGACGGCGCGCGGGCTGCCGCTGTCGGTGCCGCCGTTCGTCGACCGCACGGTTCTGCGGGCGCGCGATCCGCCGGTGATCGGCTTCCCCCACCACGAGTTCGCGGAGATCGAGGACGTCTCGGAGTCGGCGGCGCTGTACCAGAAGGAGGAGATGCTGTACCGCTCGTTCTGCTTCGACCCCGACAAGCTGGAGGCGGTGAAGCGGCGGGCGACGGAAGGCGCCGGCTCGCCGACCAAGTGCACCACCTTCGAGGCCCTGGCGGGCCTCGTGTGGCGCGCGCGCGCGCAGGCGCTGGGGCTGCGCGCAGGGCAGCGGACCAAGCTGCTCTTCGCGGTCGACGGGCGTCTGCGCTTCGAGCCGCCGCTGCCAAAGGGCTACTTCGGCAACGGCATCATGCTCACCAACGCGCTGTGCACGGCAGGGGAGCTCCTGGAACGGCCGCTGGGATTCGCGGTGGGACTGGTGCAGGAGGCGGTGAGGATGGTGACGGAGGAGTACATGCGGTCCGCCATAGACTACTTCGAGGCGACCAGGGCGCGGCCTTCGCTGACGGCGACGCTGCTGATCACCACCTGGTCCCGTCTGTCGTTCCACACCACGGACTTCGGGTGGGGCAAGCCGAT
This region of Zingiber officinale cultivar Zhangliang chromosome 9A, Zo_v1.1, whole genome shotgun sequence genomic DNA includes:
- the LOC122018674 gene encoding omega-hydroxypalmitate O-feruloyl transferase-like, producing the protein MVAELNVKQREATLVVPAAEETQKGLYFLSNLDQNIAVVVQTIYSFKSGEKGNGTAARVIKEALAKVLVHYYPLAGRLTLSAEGKLIVDCTGEGAVFVEAEADCEMEDIGDIGIKPDPATLGKLVYNVPGAKNILEIPPLVVQLTTFTCGGFVLGLSMNHCMFDGLGAMEFVNSWGETARGLPLSVPPFVDRTVLRARDPPVIGFPHHEFAEIEDVSESAALYQKEEMLYRSFCFDPDKLEAVKRRATEGAGSPTKCTTFEALAGLVWRARAQALGLRAGQRTKLLFAVDGRLRFEPPLPKGYFGNGIMLTNALCTAGELLERPLGFAVGLVQEAVRMVTEEYMRSAIDYFEATRARPSLTATLLITTWSRLSFHTTDFGWGKPIQSGPVALPEKEVSLFLAHGKERKSINVLLGLPSSAMERFQELVEI